From the Diachasmimorpha longicaudata isolate KC_UGA_2023 chromosome 15, iyDiaLong2, whole genome shotgun sequence genome, the window TCTTTCTCGAGTTTCTGTCGTGCCTCCTCCTCGCGCCTCTTTCGATCCTCCTCCTCGCGACGTTTGGCATCCTCGATTGCCAGCTGAAGCCTCTGCTCCTCCGCTTCGCGAGCCTCACTGGCCAAACGAAGGGTTTCCTCCTCCAAGCGACGCTGCTCCTCTTCCTCGGCGCGCTGTCTCTCCATCTCGAGGCGTTCCTCTTCCTCCTGGGGgagaaaaaacattgattTCACTGGGAGGTGGGAGTGGGCGATGGAGAgagcctctctctctctctctttatcCATAATGTTAAACAATATAACATGTCAATAGTACATCTTTTGTCCAGTAAAAAAGGAATTAAAGCCACTAGGGCTCCTTAAAAACTTTCAACTTCATTTAACCTCGATAAACAATCAGGAATTAATCATTTAACAAATTAAGCATACCAAGCGCTGTCGTTCGATTTCCGCCTCCTTCTCTGCCTGTTCACGTGCAAGCCTTCTGCGCTCTGCCAGGGCCGCCTTGGCCTCCTCCTCAGTGGTAATTCTGATCTTAGCAATCATCGAAGCAGACATATCAACTATCTCCTCAGCATCACTCTCGGTCTTCTGCTCAGCTTCTGGAGAcgattttttatcttcaatttcCTCCTTGGCTGGAGCTGAAGTTACGTCCTGAGTGGACTCGGCCACTGTAATTGCCTCCACCGAAGTGACACTCTCGACAGTGGAATTATTTGTCTCAGCTGTGTCCTGACATTTCTCACTTCCCTGATCCCTCTTCTCCTCAACCTCCTCCTCAACTTTAATTTCCCCTACTTCCTTGCTGTAGTTCTTTATTATCTCAGTCGTGTTCTGACGTATCAGGGGCGGTTGCTCGCTACCCGGACTCTGGAGAGGTGTTGCTTTGGGGGTGACACGGGGTGAGGCTTTTGCACTCTTTATCAATCTGTCACCCGGCTTCCTCGGGGTCTCGGCGCTTGTTCGCGGTGTTGAGGGTTTCTTTGGAGTCGTGTGAACCTTTGGCAGGGGGGGCTTCGAGTCCTTTGTCGCAGCCTTTACTTCGCCCAGgtctgaaaattattttggtaattttaaggatttattttcgaaaatattgagGTTTTGCATGATTTGTTGGTGAGATGATTGAGGAATCAATTCCGAAATTacgtgaaaatttattaaaatttatcttcAGTGAAAcccttgaatttttcttccaatttttagaaatttatttattcattttttatcgaaaaattgaacAGAAAAATATGGGACACTCAAGCACGGATATTCCTACCTGACATATGTCGATAGAAAAGGCTGTATGGAGAATTAAAATTctactgattttttattctataaaACATTCTGCAATTAGAGGAGCCCAATAGAAATTCAAtggttttttaatgaactttgATTTGCTGGGACATATGACATCACTCCGTTAATCATCCCACGGTGTTCCAAATCAAGAAATGACGACTGTTTTCAATTTGTATTTACATGTGCAATAgctgaaataaattgaaccagcaaaataaaagaattgaaataaaataataaaatgaaaaaataaaaattaagcaAAGCTTGagtgtaaataaaaatggagagTAGTTGTGATAGAAAGCACTGATGATAAATAATCTCAACAACATAGTTTCGGTGATCTGTTCTGTGCTGTGGAAACGATtccttcaattaaattaacttcattgttttttattttagagtGTGATCCACCCGTCGTGAATTCATTGCCATCATATTCAGCGAGGTGATCTCGTTAAgatattaattagaaaatctgtctgtgaaaataattttttttacaggaaaaaatgacaatttctTGTTCAAGTgttctgttaaaaaaatctctaggaaacatgaaatttttctgtaaAAGCTCTACATTctctgaatatttaaaaactattttatgaattaatattaaaagagCCTCAGATATTCTCTACAAACATCTCAGACTGTTTTTTTCACCAGAAAAATCTTCAAACTCTTCACGTGATCACAATATGCCAACAATAATAGCAATGAAAACCTCTTGTTGTCTtttgtaaaaatgtttttccatgctcactgtttctctctgtgacTGTAACACCAGTTCCGGCAATAGAAGCTGGTCGCGGACGTCGCGGTGTCGATGTTCGTGGACGCAGATTGACGTTACTGCTGGCCACACTGCTGCCACTCTGTTGACTCATGGAGCTGTGGGGTCTTGATGGACTGTTCGGTGTCACCTCACCACTACGTACACCTATGCATCCAGTTGAATGGAATTCCACGGTAAAGAGGCATGTTTTTTTTGTCGAGGTAATTTATGCTTTTTAATGGCACTTGGTTCCCAGTGTTACATACGCCATTTAACAACAGATCATTCAACttgatttctaatttttaaatttcgttTTTGCGAGACAGTTCTTGGACCACTGTACttcggaaaataaataaaacccaCCACCAGTTGGGTGCTGTTTGATTGTGTTGGATGTCGAAGAATTAATCCGCAAAATCAAAAGaggtaattgaaaattatacgGAATTATAATTACTTttaaagaaagagaaaaattggaagGGAAATTGCACATTAAAATACAAGTTTGTCCAATttaattgggaatttttattaaatagttTGTGGTCACCTTACCGAGTAGTTTGGAGTTATTTACCGTGATCCCCTCCACCTCGCACTGTGGGAAAGCCTCGTCGTGGGTGGCAGTATTGATAGCGATGTGAGCTTTGTTAATCAATGATTGAAGAGGTCATTCAGTGTTAGGAGAGTACATTAAATTCTCTGGTGTTAGGTGGAGTGTGAGTGACGATAGAGATAAATTCAGGTGAACGTTGTACAATTGTTAGTTTAAAAGTTGccttgaaaaacattttgttaaataaaaatgttccaaaattgcagccaaaaaatttttgattcccCAAGTGCACTGGGGAGTTTCAATGTTGAaaggaagaaaattttcactaaaCTGCCTGCTAATCATTGATCAACACAAGCTCACTATCGTTCTAGTGAAACTCATGCTCAAGTACTTGCGTACCCAACTCCTCAGCACAACTCAAACATACGCTCTGAGCAGGTTAAATCAACTGCATAACGAATTAAAAGCAATTTACAGTAACAAAACAACGTCTTTCAGTATCAAACACGTATGAACACATCTCCAGATAATGTTTGAATTCTTCATTGTCTTTCAATTTGTCAACCAGACCGTTTGACAGCTCAAAATAATCGTTTTCCTGATCGTACGTGAATGCAATGAAGGCGTCataattatgtaaaaaatgcAAAGCCATTGAGATATTAAAACAGAAGAGTTGAGCCCACAAAACCATGTCCTTACCTTGCTGATGCTGATTGATCTGTTCCCTGGCctttctcctcaatttttcagCCCTAGTGGGCCTAAGTAATGGTACAGCACCCGGTAGTGTGCCCATGCTACGCGAATTATCGGTTCTTTTGAGGGTTTTTGAACCGGGCGCAGCCAAATGCGACATGCTTCGACTCATGCTACTTGCGCCCAAATTCTGTCCCCCATTCTGATGCTGCTGTTGCTCATTAAGAGTGCTCAGCTCATTAATGCGTGGCTTTCGCGGCTGTGAAAGCTGATCCAGTCTCGACATTGAGTAAGTCCTACCTGGTGAACGTGTGAATGCCTTAGCGCTTGAGCTACGCGATGATAAGGGGCCATCGCGTGGCGATGGTATCGTCGGCATCAGATCGGTTCTTCGACGATTAACACGGAGATATACTGAGCTTGGGGTACCCGGTGTTCCATCATTATCATCACCtgaaagattttatttttcaatacagaCAACATCTACAGCCAGTGCAGTTACGAATGAGTTTGCCTAGAAAAATAGTTGCAAATTGTCAGGAGTTGAGGGTAAATGGTTGAAGATGATGAGCAGAATGACCTTGAgatgataatttattatttttttgaggcTCCAGACATATGGCAGACCAATCTCCAATTGCTGCACAGAGAGAGGAGCAAAAACAATCAACATAATCTCTAGAGTTCAGGGGACAATGTAAAGCCTGATCCAAATCGACATCTTGTTCAACCTTTTATCCTTTCTGATTGACAAAGACAAACACAAGGCTTTCCAGGGACAAAATAACTGTTAAATATCGTGGCATCAACTATGAGCATTAGACATCTATGTTAATGATCAAAACGTTGATTCATTCACACAGTTGTTTTTCAAGGGTATGAGGATTGAACAGTACAAAACACTTGTGACAAAGTTCGATGTGGATGGTCTCATTGTCATCGGGACAAAGCCATGGCAATTGTGTGCAAGTTTTGGGTGTTTGGGAGACAACAGGACAAACTTCTTTGGCATGCTCAAGCAGGCAAACTCGTTGGCAGTACGAGTAAACGGAAATAAACGTGAAACGCGAGGGTgggaaggaaaaaattttttgatttgtGACTTTTCTTCGTGTACAATGGGAAAATTAACAGCTGACAGTAGCCATGATGCATGCGATGTTGTGTAATGCCATATGCAACATACGTGATGAGTGTGAAATAATCATAACGATAATTTTATACAGCCATTCGACAAGTCATTCCGGCCTGCTTGTGATAATAATAAGACAAGAACAAAAACCGTTGTTGGAGGATTGTTGATGGGAGGTTAGTTGTCAAGTGATCAGGCTGTTGGTGGTGAATAAATTGGAACCTGAGAGAAGAGATCGCATTTTTCCAacatattcgattttttcttcgGATTTTAATGCTTCTACTTGTCGAAAAAGTACTGGGTTGTCATAATCAGTGCTGTTGTCAATTAACGACATCCAGCGAAAGGTTTTTTGACTTGTGAAGTCTCTTGAGGTCAACTTGAAGCTTTCAACGAGTTtcttctggaaatttttatggaatttttctttttgtaaaAACAATTAGATTATTCTCTGGATATTATTGTGACAGTAAATAAATTGCAATGCTGTACATTTTGGTAGGAAAAAATTGACCAGatctaattataaaaatcgatAACTTTAATTAGGAGTCTCGTATTACGTAACCCAGAAATTTTGAAACAAACAATCcagtttgttaaaaaatttctccatctctcccaGATATCAAATTACTCTCCACCAATTATTCCACTTCACAACTGAAACTCGTAAATCTCCAGAGTACACCGAGAGAAAAACGAACGAGGCCTCAAATAGTTTTTGTTTGGGTAAAAATAATTGCTAGTTGGAAATAGCCAAAAAGACAGGGTTTTATGTAACGATTTTGGCCAGCGAACAAGCATGACCGAAACAAAAAACCCTCTCCTTGGTTCCcccagaattaattattaaaattccatCCCAACTAGCCTTATTCCTGACTCAAACAAGACTTAATTGacaaaaacattttctctCAGTGACTGACAATTTCCTGAATCCCCCGGGATGCTGAATTCCTCGATTTCGTTGAATCGGGCACTCACCGGTGGCCGGACGTTGCACGTAAGGACGCCTAGTATCACAATCCGATTTATCATCGATGTCAAAGATGTCAGTTGTGGGTGGCAGCGATAGGCTGGcccttttattttttgcatgGGTTAAAGAAGGATCGGGACTAGAATTCCAATTGAATACCTCGTACATTGACGAGGACATTCTCATATCTGCGAACAAATTTAACCAACGAAAGAATGATACTTTGTGCT encodes:
- the LOC135169415 gene encoding MAP7 domain-containing protein 2-like isoform X44; the protein is MGEYLSDSTNIEANHAVFITGAAPEETNERSNSAYNRHSLTKEQTMHWFANVGGDEDSLNWSDSKRRSLYDEDSLDGDHPNDKQGRESAGSAKDLDRVKLVRERQNEERQRKLEELRNQALAAQRFREQREEERRRRIDELRSRDMDRRTQVEERKRLIYEAERERREAILRKNQEREARIEAKKKNERSHIVFAFGSSTPRMLEPADTGGSSFWGTRRATSTTNVMMFPAAQPLTRRSSERELDGSKKRATSAGGLDRKPGEDMRMSSSMYEVFNWNSSPDPSLTHAKNKRASLSLPPTTDIFDIDDKSDCDTRRPYVQRPATGDDNDGTPGTPSSVYLRVNRRRTDLMPTIPSPRDGPLSSRSSSAKAFTRSPGRTYSMSRLDQLSQPRKPRINELSTLNEQQQHQNGGQNLGASSMSRSMSHLAAPGSKTLKRTDNSRSMGTLPGAVPLLRPTRAEKLRRKAREQINQHQQGVRSGEVTPNSPSRPHSSMSQQSGSSVASSNVNLRPRTSTPRRPRPASIAGTGVTVTERNNLGEVKAATKDSKPPLPKVHTTPKKPSTPRTSAETPRKPGDRLIKSAKASPRVTPKATPLQSPGSEQPPLIRQNTTEIIKNYSKEVGEIKVEEEVEEKRDQGSEKCQDTAETNNSTVESVTSVEAITVAESTQDVTSAPAKEEIEDKKSSPEAEQKTESDAEEIVDMSASMIAKIRITTEEEAKAALAERRRLAREQAEKEAEIERQRLEEEERLEMERQRAEEEEQRRLEEETLRLASEAREAEEQRLQLAIEDAKRREEEDRKRREEEARQKLEKEEAERKAREEAEKQRLEMVERLKKEEEERIARRKRVEAIMKRTRGGNNQANTTTKGDNGDGDKSKDESPSDECKPMPGNKTEDVMTASLISEATQQLINAEQQDNHPGNNSPPDIVRNGTTHSNGINDINKALLENNQSNVEGELNGHHTNHGNGISSQITLDNATVKQNNVTNNLLDLSEFDTLSNSNKGPILEMSTNLSNEDSLNSNLNPGAMPFTPMVNPFVPAATNANTNPFQDNFTNNKTQDNNQLPDLLS
- the LOC135169415 gene encoding MAP7 domain-containing protein 2-like isoform X18 — its product is MLTARSGALGVGRVPRTPGPVEGSDHLFLLPERALIMDSTHLRQDLAGLDFNLHLNLLHTAPRGNVWLSGAAPEETNERSNSAYNRHSLTKDSKRRSLYDEDSLDGDHPNDKQGRESAGSAKDLDRVKLVRERQNEERQRKLEELRNQALAAQRFREQREEERRRRIDELRSRDMDRRTQVEERKRLIYEAERERREAILRKNQEREARIEAKKKNERSHIVFAFGSSTPRMLEPADTGGSSFWGTRRATSTTNVMMFPAAQPLTRRSSERELDGSKKRATSAGGLDRKPGEDMRMSSSMYEVFNWNSSPDPSLTHAKNKRASLSLPPTTDIFDIDDKSDCDTRRPYVQRPATGDDNDGTPGTPSSVYLRVNRRRTDLMPTIPSPRDGPLSSRSSSAKAFTRSPGRTYSMSRLDQLSQPRKPRINELSTLNEQQQHQNGGQNLGASSMSRSMSHLAAPGSKTLKRTDNSRSMGTLPGAVPLLRPTRAEKLRRKAREQINQHQQGVRSGEVTPNSPSRPHSSMSQQSGSSVASSNVNLRPRTSTPRRPRPASIAGTGVTVTERNNLGEVKAATKDSKPPLPKVHTTPKKPSTPRTSAETPRKPGDRLIKSAKASPRVTPKATPLQSPGSEQPPLIRQNTTEIIKNYSKEVGEIKVEEEVEEKRDQGSEKCQDTAETNNSTVESVTSVEAITVAESTQDVTSAPAKEEIEDKKSSPEAEQKTESDAEEIVDMSASMIAKIRITTEEEAKAALAERRRLAREQAEKEAEIERQRLEEEERLEMERQRAEEEEQRRLEEETLRLASEAREAEEQRLQLAIEDAKRREEEDRKRREEEARQKLEKEEAERKAREEAEKQRLEMVERLKKEEEERIARRKRVEAIMKRTRGGNNQANTTTKGDNGDGDKSKDESPSDECKPMPGNKTEDVMTASLISEATQQLINAEQQDNHPGNNSPPDIVRNGTTHSNGINDINKALLENNQSNVEGELNGHHTNHGNGISSQITLDNATVKQNNVTNNLLDLSEFDTLSNSNKGPILEMSTNLSNEDSLNSNLNPGAMPFTPMVNPFVPAATNANTNPFQDNFTNNKTQDNNQLPDLLS
- the LOC135169415 gene encoding MAP7 domain-containing protein 2-like isoform X30, whose product is MVMAMFPEYNQHQEIAGAAPEETNERSNSAYNRHSLTKEQTMHWFANVGGDEDSLNWSDSKRRSLYDEDSLDGDHPNDKQGRESAGSAKDLDRVKLVRERQNEERQRKLEELRNQALAAQRFREQREEERRRRIDELRSRDMDRRTQVEERKRLIYEAERERREAILRKNQEREARIEAKKKNERSHIVFAFGSSTPRMLEPADTGGSSFWGTRRATSTTNVMMFPAAQPLTRRSSERELDGSKKRATSAGGLDRKPGEDMRMSSSMYEVFNWNSSPDPSLTHAKNKRASLSLPPTTDIFDIDDKSDCDTRRPYVQRPATGDDNDGTPGTPSSVYLRVNRRRTDLMPTIPSPRDGPLSSRSSSAKAFTRSPGRTYSMSRLDQLSQPRKPRINELSTLNEQQQHQNGGQNLGASSMSRSMSHLAAPGSKTLKRTDNSRSMGTLPGAVPLLRPTRAEKLRRKAREQINQHQQGVRSGEVTPNSPSRPHSSMSQQSGSSVASSNVNLRPRTSTPRRPRPASIAGTGVTVTERNNLGEVKAATKDSKPPLPKVHTTPKKPSTPRTSAETPRKPGDRLIKSAKASPRVTPKATPLQSPGSEQPPLIRQNTTEIIKNYSKEVGEIKVEEEVEEKRDQGSEKCQDTAETNNSTVESVTSVEAITVAESTQDVTSAPAKEEIEDKKSSPEAEQKTESDAEEIVDMSASMIAKIRITTEEEAKAALAERRRLAREQAEKEAEIERQRLEEEERLEMERQRAEEEEQRRLEEETLRLASEAREAEEQRLQLAIEDAKRREEEDRKRREEEARQKLEKEEAERKAREEAEKQRLEMVERLKKEEEERIARRKRVEAIMKRTRGGNNQANTTTKGDNGDGDKSKDESPSDECKPMPGNKTEDVMTASLISEATQQLINAEQQDNHPGNNSPPDIVRNGTTHSNGINDINKALLENNQSNVEGELNGHHTNHGNGISSQITLDNATVKQNNVTNNLLDLSEFDTLSNSNKGPILEMSTNLSNEDSLNSNLNPGAMPFTPMVNPFVPAATNANTNPFQDNFTNNKTQDNNQLPDLLS
- the LOC135169415 gene encoding MAP7 domain-containing protein 2-like isoform X29, yielding MADNKEEISELVNKRAGAAPEETNERSNSAYNRHSLTKEQTMHWFANVGGDEDSLNWSDSKRRSLYDEDSLDGDHPNDKQGRESAGSAKDLDRVKLVRERQNEERQRKLEELRNQALAAQRFREQREEERRRRIDELRSRDMDRRTQVEERKRLIYEAERERREAILRKNQEREARIEAKKKNERSHIVFAFGSSTPRMLEPADTGGSSFWGTRRATSTTNVMMFPAAQPLTRRSSERELDGSKKRATSAGGLDRKPGEDMRMSSSMYEVFNWNSSPDPSLTHAKNKRASLSLPPTTDIFDIDDKSDCDTRRPYVQRPATGDDNDGTPGTPSSVYLRVNRRRTDLMPTIPSPRDGPLSSRSSSAKAFTRSPGRTYSMSRLDQLSQPRKPRINELSTLNEQQQHQNGGQNLGASSMSRSMSHLAAPGSKTLKRTDNSRSMGTLPGAVPLLRPTRAEKLRRKAREQINQHQQGVRSGEVTPNSPSRPHSSMSQQSGSSVASSNVNLRPRTSTPRRPRPASIAGTGVTVTERNNLGEVKAATKDSKPPLPKVHTTPKKPSTPRTSAETPRKPGDRLIKSAKASPRVTPKATPLQSPGSEQPPLIRQNTTEIIKNYSKEVGEIKVEEEVEEKRDQGSEKCQDTAETNNSTVESVTSVEAITVAESTQDVTSAPAKEEIEDKKSSPEAEQKTESDAEEIVDMSASMIAKIRITTEEEAKAALAERRRLAREQAEKEAEIERQRLEEEERLEMERQRAEEEEQRRLEEETLRLASEAREAEEQRLQLAIEDAKRREEEDRKRREEEARQKLEKEEAERKAREEAEKQRLEMVERLKKEEEERIARRKRVEAIMKRTRGGNNQANTTTKGDNGDGDKSKDESPSDECKPMPGNKTEDVMTASLISEATQQLINAEQQDNHPGNNSPPDIVRNGTTHSNGINDINKALLENNQSNVEGELNGHHTNHGNGISSQITLDNATVKQNNVTNNLLDLSEFDTLSNSNKGPILEMSTNLSNEDSLNSNLNPGAMPFTPMVNPFVPAATNANTNPFQDNFTNNKTQDNNQLPDLLS
- the LOC135169415 gene encoding MAP7 domain-containing protein 2-like isoform X39, coding for MADNKEEISELVNKRGEYLSDSTNIEANHAVFITGAAPEETNERSNSAYNRHSLTKGRESAGSAKDLDRVKLVRERQNEERQRKLEELRNQALAAQRFREQREEERRRRIDELRSRDMDRRTQVEERKRLIYEAERERREAILRKNQEREARIEAKKKNERSHIVFAFGSSTPRMLEPADTGGSSFWGTRRATSTTNVMMFPAAQPLTRRSSERELDGSKKRATSAGGLDRKPGEDMRMSSSMYEVFNWNSSPDPSLTHAKNKRASLSLPPTTDIFDIDDKSDCDTRRPYVQRPATGDDNDGTPGTPSSVYLRVNRRRTDLMPTIPSPRDGPLSSRSSSAKAFTRSPGRTYSMSRLDQLSQPRKPRINELSTLNEQQQHQNGGQNLGASSMSRSMSHLAAPGSKTLKRTDNSRSMGTLPGAVPLLRPTRAEKLRRKAREQINQHQQGVRSGEVTPNSPSRPHSSMSQQSGSSVASSNVNLRPRTSTPRRPRPASIAGTGVTVTERNNLGEVKAATKDSKPPLPKVHTTPKKPSTPRTSAETPRKPGDRLIKSAKASPRVTPKATPLQSPGSEQPPLIRQNTTEIIKNYSKEVGEIKVEEEVEEKRDQGSEKCQDTAETNNSTVESVTSVEAITVAESTQDVTSAPAKEEIEDKKSSPEAEQKTESDAEEIVDMSASMIAKIRITTEEEAKAALAERRRLAREQAEKEAEIERQRLEEEERLEMERQRAEEEEQRRLEEETLRLASEAREAEEQRLQLAIEDAKRREEEDRKRREEEARQKLEKEEAERKAREEAEKQRLEMVERLKKEEEERIARRKRVEAIMKRTRGGNNQANTTTKGDNGDGDKSKDESPSDECKPMPGNKTEDVMTASLISEATQQLINAEQQDNHPGNNSPPDIVRNGTTHSNGINDINKALLENNQSNVEGELNGHHTNHGNGISSQITLDNATVKQNNVTNNLLDLSEFDTLSNSNKGPILEMSTNLSNEDSLNSNLNPGAMPFTPMVNPFVPAATNANTNPFQDNFTNNKTQDNNQLPDLLS
- the LOC135169415 gene encoding MAP7 domain-containing protein 2-like isoform X32; amino-acid sequence: MADNKEEISELVNKRGEYLSDSTNIEANHAVFITGAAPEETNERSNSAYNRHSLTKDSKRRSLYDEDSLDGDHPNDKQGRESAGSAKDLDRVKLVRERQNEERQRKLEELRNQALAAQRFREQREEERRRRIDELRSRDMDRRTQVEERKRLIYEAERERREAILRKNQEREARIEAKKKNERSHIVFAFGSSTPRMLEPADTGGSSFWGTRRATSTTNVMMFPAAQPLTRRSSERELDGSKKRATSAGGLDRKPGEDMRMSSSMYEVFNWNSSPDPSLTHAKNKRASLSLPPTTDIFDIDDKSDCDTRRPYVQRPATGDDNDGTPGTPSSVYLRVNRRRTDLMPTIPSPRDGPLSSRSSSAKAFTRSPGRTYSMSRLDQLSQPRKPRINELSTLNEQQQHQNGGQNLGASSMSRSMSHLAAPGSKTLKRTDNSRSMGTLPGAVPLLRPTRAEKLRRKAREQINQHQQGVRSGEVTPNSPSRPHSSMSQQSGSSVASSNVNLRPRTSTPRRPRPASIAGTGVTVTERNNLGEVKAATKDSKPPLPKVHTTPKKPSTPRTSAETPRKPGDRLIKSAKASPRVTPKATPLQSPGSEQPPLIRQNTTEIIKNYSKEVGEIKVEEEVEEKRDQGSEKCQDTAETNNSTVESVTSVEAITVAESTQDVTSAPAKEEIEDKKSSPEAEQKTESDAEEIVDMSASMIAKIRITTEEEAKAALAERRRLAREQAEKEAEIERQRLEEEERLEMERQRAEEEEQRRLEEETLRLASEAREAEEQRLQLAIEDAKRREEEDRKRREEEARQKLEKEEAERKAREEAEKQRLEMVERLKKEEEERIARRKRVEAIMKRTRGGNNQANTTTKGDNGDGDKSKDESPSDECKPMPGNKTEDVMTASLISEATQQLINAEQQDNHPGNNSPPDIVRNGTTHSNGINDINKALLENNQSNVEGELNGHHTNHGNGISSQITLDNATVKQNNVTNNLLDLSEFDTLSNSNKGPILEMSTNLSNEDSLNSNLNPGAMPFTPMVNPFVPAATNANTNPFQDNFTNNKTQDNNQLPDLLS
- the LOC135169415 gene encoding MAP7 domain-containing protein 2-like isoform X38 — protein: MADNKEEISELVNKRAGAAPEETNERSNSAYNRHSLTKEQTMHWFANVGGDEDSLNWSGRESAGSAKDLDRVKLVRERQNEERQRKLEELRNQALAAQRFREQREEERRRRIDELRSRDMDRRTQVEERKRLIYEAERERREAILRKNQEREARIEAKKKNERSHIVFAFGSSTPRMLEPADTGGSSFWGTRRATSTTNVMMFPAAQPLTRRSSERELDGSKKRATSAGGLDRKPGEDMRMSSSMYEVFNWNSSPDPSLTHAKNKRASLSLPPTTDIFDIDDKSDCDTRRPYVQRPATGDDNDGTPGTPSSVYLRVNRRRTDLMPTIPSPRDGPLSSRSSSAKAFTRSPGRTYSMSRLDQLSQPRKPRINELSTLNEQQQHQNGGQNLGASSMSRSMSHLAAPGSKTLKRTDNSRSMGTLPGAVPLLRPTRAEKLRRKAREQINQHQQGVRSGEVTPNSPSRPHSSMSQQSGSSVASSNVNLRPRTSTPRRPRPASIAGTGVTVTERNNLGEVKAATKDSKPPLPKVHTTPKKPSTPRTSAETPRKPGDRLIKSAKASPRVTPKATPLQSPGSEQPPLIRQNTTEIIKNYSKEVGEIKVEEEVEEKRDQGSEKCQDTAETNNSTVESVTSVEAITVAESTQDVTSAPAKEEIEDKKSSPEAEQKTESDAEEIVDMSASMIAKIRITTEEEAKAALAERRRLAREQAEKEAEIERQRLEEEERLEMERQRAEEEEQRRLEEETLRLASEAREAEEQRLQLAIEDAKRREEEDRKRREEEARQKLEKEEAERKAREEAEKQRLEMVERLKKEEEERIARRKRVEAIMKRTRGGNNQANTTTKGDNGDGDKSKDESPSDECKPMPGNKTEDVMTASLISEATQQLINAEQQDNHPGNNSPPDIVRNGTTHSNGINDINKALLENNQSNVEGELNGHHTNHGNGISSQITLDNATVKQNNVTNNLLDLSEFDTLSNSNKGPILEMSTNLSNEDSLNSNLNPGAMPFTPMVNPFVPAATNANTNPFQDNFTNNKTQDNNQLPDLLS
- the LOC135169415 gene encoding MAP7 domain-containing protein 2-like isoform X33, with the translated sequence MGVGEMDRGIPSSTLATLRGILVGSLSRENLGPHDLGMIEGGGKIRTRKVHFREAGAAPEETNERSNSAYNRHSLTKGRESAGSAKDLDRVKLVRERQNEERQRKLEELRNQALAAQRFREQREEERRRRIDELRSRDMDRRTQVEERKRLIYEAERERREAILRKNQEREARIEAKKKNERSHIVFAFGSSTPRMLEPADTGGSSFWGTRRATSTTNVMMFPAAQPLTRRSSERELDGSKKRATSAGGLDRKPGEDMRMSSSMYEVFNWNSSPDPSLTHAKNKRASLSLPPTTDIFDIDDKSDCDTRRPYVQRPATGDDNDGTPGTPSSVYLRVNRRRTDLMPTIPSPRDGPLSSRSSSAKAFTRSPGRTYSMSRLDQLSQPRKPRINELSTLNEQQQHQNGGQNLGASSMSRSMSHLAAPGSKTLKRTDNSRSMGTLPGAVPLLRPTRAEKLRRKAREQINQHQQGVRSGEVTPNSPSRPHSSMSQQSGSSVASSNVNLRPRTSTPRRPRPASIAGTGVTVTERNNLGEVKAATKDSKPPLPKVHTTPKKPSTPRTSAETPRKPGDRLIKSAKASPRVTPKATPLQSPGSEQPPLIRQNTTEIIKNYSKEVGEIKVEEEVEEKRDQGSEKCQDTAETNNSTVESVTSVEAITVAESTQDVTSAPAKEEIEDKKSSPEAEQKTESDAEEIVDMSASMIAKIRITTEEEAKAALAERRRLAREQAEKEAEIERQRLEEEERLEMERQRAEEEEQRRLEEETLRLASEAREAEEQRLQLAIEDAKRREEEDRKRREEEARQKLEKEEAERKAREEAEKQRLEMVERLKKEEEERIARRKRVEAIMKRTRGGNNQANTTTKGDNGDGDKSKDESPSDECKPMPGNKTEDVMTASLISEATQQLINAEQQDNHPGNNSPPDIVRNGTTHSNGINDINKALLENNQSNVEGELNGHHTNHGNGISSQITLDNATVKQNNVTNNLLDLSEFDTLSNSNKGPILEMSTNLSNEDSLNSNLNPGAMPFTPMVNPFVPAATNANTNPFQDNFTNNKTQDNNQLPDLLS